A window of the Brassica napus cultivar Da-Ae chromosome A2, Da-Ae, whole genome shotgun sequence genome harbors these coding sequences:
- the LOC111203218 gene encoding uncharacterized protein LOC111203218 translates to MAGKVYMVMALIMMGFVLQACNGMNVDVDDGDDIKPTEDSRFFCFRVCSIRCGKQNKPCYQECLPKCGLPRRLAKPTTSPSSPSSTV, encoded by the coding sequence ATGGCGGGAAAGGTGTATATGGTCATGGCATTGATAATGATGGGATTTGTTTTACAAGCATGCAATGGAATGAATGTTGAtgttgatgatggtgatgatatCAAGCCAACAGAAGATTCAAGATTCTTTTGCTTCAGAGTCTGTTCCATTAGATGTGGCAAACAAAACAAGCCTTGTTACCAAGAATGTTTGCCAAAATGTGGTCTCCCACGACGACTTGCTAAACCAACAACATCTCCATCATCACCGTCCTCCaccgtttga